Genomic DNA from Thermopolyspora flexuosa:
GGACGACACCTGCGTGCTCGCCTTCCAGGTCGTCCCGGAGCCCTGCTGAGACCGTCCCGCGCCGGAACCGGCCGGGGCCCGGGGCAGGCCGGCCGGACCGGGGCCCGCGAGGGGCCGTGCGGGCGAGCGGCCAAGCCATGGCCGCGCCCGCCGGTCCGTACCGGGCACCGGCACTTGCGGCCCGGGTGGCGCTGCGCCGTACGCCCCCCGTTCGCGTGCGTCCACGGCGGGGCCTAGCGCCTCGCGCCGTTGCGGGCGGCGTCGAGGGCGGCGGCGATCGCGGCCTGGCCGAAGCTGATGCCGCCGTCGTTCGGCGGCACGCGCCGGTGGGTGAGCACCCGGAAGCCGCGCTCCTGCAGCGCGGGCACGAGCCTGTCGAGCAGGAGCTGGTTCTGGAAGACGCCGCCGGACAGCGCGACCGTGCCGATGCTCGTGGCGGTGCGCACCCGCTCGCACGCCTCGACGACCAGCTTGGCGAGGCTATTGTGGAAGCGGGCGGCGATCACCGGCGTCTCGGTGCCCGCGTTGAGGTCGTCGGCGACCGAGCGGACCAGGTCCGGGCCGTCGAGCAGCAGCGGCTGGCCGCCGAGCACCCGCACCGGGTAGTCATCGCGTACCGTGGGGTCGGCGTGCTGCTCCAGCTCGATCGCGGCCTGCCCGTCGTAGTTGATCATCTCGCGCACGCCGAGCAGCGCCGACACCGCGTCGAACAGCCGCCCCGCGCTCGAGGTCAGCGGGCTGTTGGTCCCGCTGCGTGCGGACCGCACCACCAGCTCCCACCGGCTCGCGCGCCGCTCGCGCAGCGGCGTCGTCTCCGGCGCCCCGGGGGCCGCGTCGAGGTAGGCGGCGGCCATCCGCCACGGCTCCCGGATCGCGAGCTGGCCGCCCGGCATCGGCACCGGCAGCAGGTGCCCGACCCGCCGGTACCCCAGCAAATCGGCGACGAGGATCTCGCCGCCCCAGATCGTGCCGTCCGGGCCGTACCCGAGCCCGTCGAACGCCACCCCGATGGCCGGTCCGGCCTCCTCGTTGTCGGCGAGGCAGGAGGCGATGTGCGCGTGGTGGTGCTGCACCGCCACCAGCTCCACGCCCTGCGACTCCCGGGCGTACTTCGTGGTGAGGAACTCCGGGTTGAGGTCGTACGCGATCACGCGGGGAACGATGTCGACCAGCCGCCCGAAGTGCGCGATGCCCTCCCGGAACGTCTTGAGCGCGGCGAGGTCCCGCACGTCCCCGATGTGGTGCGACAGGTACGCGTGCCCGTCCTTGGCGAGGCAGAACGTGTTGCGCAGCTCGGCCCCGCAGCCGAGCACCGGCCGCGGCGGCGCCACCGGCAGCGGCAGCGGCTGCGGCGCGTACCCGCGGGACCGGCGCAGCGGGGTCACCGTGCCGTTGCAGGCCCGCACCACCGAGTCCTCGGTGCGCACGTGGATCGGCCGGTCGTGCAGGAGGAACGCGTCGGCGATCTCGCCGAGCCGCTTCACCACGCGCTCGTCGTCGTGCTCCATCGGCTCGCCGGAGGCGTTCCCGCCGGTGAGGATGAACGGCGCGGCGAGCTCGGCGGCGAGCAGGTGGTGCAGCGGCGTGTACGGCAGCAGCAGCCCGAGGAACCGGTGGTCCGGCGCGACCGCGGACGCGATCCGGGCGCCCTCGCGCAGCGGCGCCACCACGATCGGCCGCCGCGGCCCGGCGAGCAGCCGCCGCGCGGTGTCGTCGAGCTCGCACAGCTCCTCGGCCGTGGCGAGGTCGGGCACCATCACCGGGAACGGCTTGTCCTCCCGGATCTTGCGCGCCCGCAGCGTGATCGCCGCGTTCTCGTCCCGGGCGTCGGCGGCGAGGTGGTAGCCGCCCAACCCCTTGATCGCGACGATCCGCCCGGCCCGGATGAGCCGCGCCGCCGCCACGATCGGGTCCCCCTGGACCGTCTCGCCGTCGGCGGTCACGATGCGCAGCTTCGGCCCGCAGGTCGGGCAGCAGTTCTGCTCGGCGTGAAAGCGCCGGTCCGCCGGGTCGTTGTACTCCCGCTCGCAGGCCGCGCACATGGTGAAGCCCGCCATCGTCGTCGCCGCCCGCTGGTACGGCACGTCCTTGGCGATGGTGAACCGGGGGCCGCAGTTCGCACAGCCGGTGAACGCGTAACGGTACCGGCGGTCGATGGGGTCGAACAGCTCGCGCAGGCAGTCGGCGCAGGTCGCGGTGTCGGGCGGGATCGACGCCTGCCGCTCGTCGCCACGGCTGGCGATGATCGCGAACCCCTGCTCGCCGAGCGCCGGGATCGGCTCGACCACCACGCGCGAGATCACGGCGAGCGGCGGCGCGTCCCGCCGTACCGACCGCTCGAACCGGGAGATCGCGGTCATCGGCCCCTCGACCTCGATCACCACCCCGCCGGCGTCGTCGCTCACCAGCCCGGCGAGGCCCAGTTCCCGCGCGAGCGCGTACACGAACGACCGGAACCCGACGCCCTGCACGATGCCCTCGACCCGAATGCGGCACCGAATACGTGCCTCACTCATGTTTTCGGGCCTCAGCATGCCCACCGACACACCCGCCACCCCTTCCCGCAGGGCAGAGCCGCCATAGGAATCACCGACCGGTGCATATCCATCGCGTCGTCTCGTGATACGCACAAAACCGGACATCGGTTCATGACCATCGACGGGATGTCGGGAGCTTTCGGCCGATCGGCGGCTGGGCCGGAGAGGGTAAGCCGGATCGAACCGTTACAAGGCCGATGAGAACAATTTTTAGGATTCAGTATCCAATATCTGACTATTCACTTAATTGTGCGCGAGACCGGCGAATAATGACGAATCATCGAGGCTTCTGATTTTGTCGGCCCGGAGAGGTCGAAAATGCGCACGCGTTTCGCCTTCTCTCGGTAATGTGACGGTCATGATTTCGGAAGAACACGAGATGACCGCGGAGCTCTTCCGAAACCGTCCCGAGCTTGCCCGCGAACTGCTCGAGGGAACTTTCGGCATAGAGCTACCGGAATACGACAAAGCCCGCACCGATGCGGGCGACTGCACCGACTTCGCGCCGGTGCCGTACCGCGCGGATGCCGTGGTGGTCTTCCTCTCCGCCGACATCCTGCACAAGGAGCGGTTCGGCTCCGACGTCGTCATGACCGTGGTCGTCGAGGTCCAGCGGAAGTACAAGGACAGCAAGGCGTGGACCTGGCCGCTGTACCTGGCGACCCTGCGGGCGCGGAACAAGTCGCCCGTCATGCTCCTGGTCATATGCCCGGACGAGAAAGAAGCCAGGAAATGTCGTCAGGAGATCTATTTGGGGCATCCCGGGTGGGTTCTCTGCCCGCTGGTCGTCAGTCCGGCCTCGATCCCCACCATCACCGATTCCGACGTCGCCGCACAATCGCCCGAGCTCGCGGTGCTTTCCGCCGTCACCCACGGCGCCGATCCCGCGAAGGGTAAAGACATCCTGCGCGCGATGCACGACGGCTTCGCCGCGCTCGACCCGGATAAAGCGTACCTGTACGCTGATTACGTTCTCAGGATGCTTCCAGCGGCACCAAGGGCATACCTGGAGGAACTATTGACAACCGGAACTGCCAAGTACCGCAGTGACTACGCACTTCGATGCAAGGCCGAAGGCCGAGCCGAAGGACTGGCGGAAGGACGAGCGGAAGGACGAGCGGAAGGGCTCGTTGAGGGGCGAGCCGAAGGGTACGCGATGGCGGTTCTCGACGCGCTCAGCCAGCGTGGTGTCGCCGTACCACAGGAGGCCGCCGAGCGGATTCAGCGATGCACGGACCTCGCGCAGCTGAAGGAGTGGCACGGCCGGGCCCTCACCGCCGAATCGGTCGATGAGCTGTTCGCCTGACAGGACCGGCTCGGCCTGTTCGCGGAGTCCGGCCGTGTTTCGCAGTGACGTTGCCCGGCGGTACTTCGCCTCGGGGCACGCCGAAGGCGGGGCGCGATCTGGATCGGCCGAGTGGATGGATCGCGCCACCGCCGTACGCTCGGTGGACGAGCTGTTCGCCTGACCGCGGGCCCGGTCAGATCATCACGTGGGCCTCGGGGTTGCCGACGAAGCAGAACTGTGCGTTGCGCAGCAGCTTGTAGTCGGGGGCCTGCCAGGTGTGCGTGGTGGGGTCGGCCGA
This window encodes:
- the hypF gene encoding carbamoyltransferase HypF, whose product is MSEARIRCRIRVEGIVQGVGFRSFVYALARELGLAGLVSDDAGGVVIEVEGPMTAISRFERSVRRDAPPLAVISRVVVEPIPALGEQGFAIIASRGDERQASIPPDTATCADCLRELFDPIDRRYRYAFTGCANCGPRFTIAKDVPYQRAATTMAGFTMCAACEREYNDPADRRFHAEQNCCPTCGPKLRIVTADGETVQGDPIVAAARLIRAGRIVAIKGLGGYHLAADARDENAAITLRARKIREDKPFPVMVPDLATAEELCELDDTARRLLAGPRRPIVVAPLREGARIASAVAPDHRFLGLLLPYTPLHHLLAAELAAPFILTGGNASGEPMEHDDERVVKRLGEIADAFLLHDRPIHVRTEDSVVRACNGTVTPLRRSRGYAPQPLPLPVAPPRPVLGCGAELRNTFCLAKDGHAYLSHHIGDVRDLAALKTFREGIAHFGRLVDIVPRVIAYDLNPEFLTTKYARESQGVELVAVQHHHAHIASCLADNEEAGPAIGVAFDGLGYGPDGTIWGGEILVADLLGYRRVGHLLPVPMPGGQLAIREPWRMAAAYLDAAPGAPETTPLRERRASRWELVVRSARSGTNSPLTSSAGRLFDAVSALLGVREMINYDGQAAIELEQHADPTVRDDYPVRVLGGQPLLLDGPDLVRSVADDLNAGTETPVIAARFHNSLAKLVVEACERVRTATSIGTVALSGGVFQNQLLLDRLVPALQERGFRVLTHRRVPPNDGGISFGQAAIAAALDAARNGARR